Sequence from the Castanea sativa cultivar Marrone di Chiusa Pesio chromosome 12, ASM4071231v1 genome:
aaaacaaacctcTAAAATTCCACACCTAAAATGCACAACACCACAAACAACAATTCACAAACCCAAACTTCAGGAacaaaatttagcaatgaaaacaaacccagaatcaagaacatgatATCGATGTCTAGAATCAAAACCATCAAAGCGTCGTGTAAGTCCAAAATCTTGAATAGCTTCTCCGGCGATCGGCGGCTGATGCTGATCGCTTCGAAGAGATTGAACAGCTGAATCGCCGGACCTTTCACGGTCTCGACGAAGCACGCATCGTCGATATCGGCTCGCAAAGCTTCTTCTCGCTCGCAAACAAAACCCTAACGCAAACCTTTGCGGCCCACAAGTAATCGGCGGCGATCATCCTCTCCGCGATGCACCGCTGATCGTATATCGCATCAGACAGCACCAAATCGATCTTGCGGATATTGCTAGTAGATCGGTAACTCGATCTACTACTACTGGCACCATCAGCGACTGAATCTCCACCTTCTCCTTCGCCTTCCTTGCACTTCTCCCACTGCTAAGCGAGCTTCAAGCTCAAATTCAAGTTCAAATTCAAACCCTGGTTGTGCTCGCCGCCCTCGTCCTCGTGATCGTTGAGAGTAGCGGGTGGGGGTTGCTTTCTCAGATTTGGgaatttaggtttttttggggttgtttatttgttttcattgctaaattttgtTCCTAAAGTTTGGGTTTGTGAATTGTTGTTTATGGTGTTGTGCATTTTGGGTGTGGAATTTTAgaggtttgtttttatttgttgtggtgTTGTTCTTTGGTGTTCATattcttgattctgggtttgatgttcatgttcttgattttgggtttgttgttgttgatgttcatattcaattttttgtttttaattttttttatttaatttaaaattaatttatatgctgatgtggcaattttttaatactaaaataaatttttttaattattattttactataccgttagccacgtcagcattttctgttagttgggtgatggtaaggacttaaatgtcacgcgttaattggtttaggaactaaaagtggtaaaaataaaatgtagggaccaaaatagaaatgaccccaaaatgtagggatcaaaGGTGCATTTATGCCAAAAACAAAACGCATTAACAGCTAAAGGCATTATTGTAATACACCTTTTACCTCTTTCTTCTGTAGATTTGCCAAACTTGATTCTAGTTGCCTATGGTAATTAGTATAGTTGCAAATTAGAGCAGTACCCCTTGGGACCATTCCATGTTCTTGGGCTGCCTGGTTTACAATAATGTTCATAATTGCTTAGGAGTGTgtttaggaaaaaggaaaattttcatttcaaaataaaactatGAATGTGGCAAAAGTGTACTTTGATAAAGTTAATATCAATAAGCACACCTTCACAGCAGCCCTTTTAATTGTTGGATGAGAGGTCGAGCccaaataatttcacaaaacaaagtagccgcgtttcaaaaacgcggctatagaccccgaaaacgcggctataacctatagccgcattttctatggccgcgtttacaacccaggcctaagcggcgcagcaatAGACCCtgcgggtctgtagccgcgtttttataacCGCGGCTATAGCTCAAgcctgaagccgcgttttttaaaaacgcggctatagaccccatTGAGCCGCGGTTATTAACGCGGTTATAGGCTGcggactatagccgcgtttatgaaaaacgcggctatagccctctgTCAGCTGAGAAGCCTATAACATCTTCAAAAGTAGCTTGTCAAACCAAATGTTCTTATGCACAGAAGATTTAGCTAGCTACTAGAAACCACCAGTGGAGGGAGGATCTAATCCAAGGATGACTTGAGGGGTTTAGCAACAAATTTCTATGAAAGACTTCaatgaatgaaatttaataaGCATCATTAGCTGACTCCAAAGATGGTActttaatataatttgtttGCACAGATAATACCAGAATTTGTTACAGACTTGTAATCTAATCCTTTCATAAAATGCAGCAAACTCCACCAAAAGGAAATTCATACCCCACATCCACTTTGTGGTTGATGTATCATAATACGTGCATTTGGCATTGCATAGCGCATTCCCTTTTCTCCACCAGCAAGAAGAAGTGCGCCTTGGCTTACTGCTACTCCAAAACATACCGTGCCAACCTTGGGCTTAATCTGAAAACATTAGTCAATAAATGCTTCCAAAGTAAGAAATTGAagaccttttttaaaaaaatattcaaaaagaaaaaaaagaaagaaagatggatGTTTACAAAGTATAATGCACACAAGTGGAAGATGGAGTACATGCCTTTACAAGTACCCATATAACATCTAACGCTAATTGTATAATCTACTGATGACTAGGAAAAAAAGCAGGTCTCAATGTGCTTGTTTCTCCCGAGAACACAGAAGACAAACAGCTAAGCCTAACAGGATCATATTAGTAGAAGGGAAGGAAGACTGTCAAGTAACTTTTTACAGATTACATGCAGATGATATTTGCAGTTAATCTATACACTACAGATATCATGACCTCTTTTAGCACTCTGAAAAATATCCAAATAGAGTTACAAACACAGAAACATTATCAACCCAATCAGATGTCCCCCAAAATCTTTGCAAATGTCCcattataaataagtaaaattaaaataaagtacaGTAAAAATAAGCcagagagtgagagacagaGACAACATATCTTTTTGTTTCCTTAGTAATCTTCTTTCTTTAGTTTTCCTTTCCAAATGTTCATTTTACTCCGTTCAAGTTCATTTATGTTTAGTTAGTAAAATGGTTAAGCCTTTCTGGAATAAACAGGCACGACACTAATATCTATTTGGCATCTTAGTTACCTTCATGCTCCTCTAATTATATATCCTTGTTCTATTTGGTTCTCCTCCTATTCATCCTGTTCTTTTCCTTTCCAATTCGTTTATTGTGGAGAAGAAAATGGCCAGGCCACCTAATGGCAAGTACTAGCATCACATTCAGATCTATTCTATATCTAAGCTGTCTTAATAAATGGATCCTGATACATTTATATAGGATCActgatttaataatttttagtcACTGATGACTGCTCATTACTTGTTCCATTTGGgatttattgagaaaaaaataaaataaaataaaccatgTGATTGATTTGTACTTATCAATTTTAGATTGGAGATAATGGCTTTTTTAAGGCTTATAGTCACAATCATTTCATATAAGGAGACACTCAgatattgtgttttttgtttattggtaTGTGAAACACACAGTCAATATGATCTGAGCCCACAAACATCACCTTCCACCCACTCTTGTGGGCTAAGGAGTGCCATTTGAGCCAGAACACATTGGGTCATTGGCCAGAGGCActcatatataatatttaaatttagtcAATATTTGTTCTCACCTTTTAAATTCAATATTAATACCAGAGTGGAAAGATAAAGTAACTAATATACAAAGGCAGCAAGaattaattaagaaaagaagagcaaagaaatcatcaaaaaatgatttaaatctTACCCAAGACATGCAATCATATATTGCCAGCACAGAGTACGTACTTCCACCAGGGCAGTTCAAATACACCTGAGAGGGTACAGGACTATGTCATAAACTGTAAAGAATTATCTTTATCTTAGAATTTTGATCTCACAGCCCCAACACATTGATtctgaaattgaaaaaacaaaataacactgTCAACACATAGCCACACCAAAATATATGCATCCTCATCAATAGTTGCCAGAGTCACAAGCTACGATATGACTCGCTGAGCCACCTGTGAGTTGACTGGCTGCCCAATGAAGATTATGCGATTCCTGAATAACACCGATGAGAGATCCAAAGGCCC
This genomic interval carries:
- the LOC142621203 gene encoding ATP-dependent Clp protease proteolytic subunit 6, chloroplastic-like isoform X2 yields the protein MVASAISVPLSFSIASRSRTSSIPLFSRRNSTRSIVSALPGLSSKTCWLPSKHEEKDFPGTSTSYDAIEARKGNPPVMPAVMTPGGPLDLSSVLFRNRIIFIGQPVNSQVYLNCPGGSTYSVLAIYDCMSWIKPKVGTVCFGVAVSQGALLLAGGEKGMRYAMPNARIMIHQPQSGCGV
- the LOC142621203 gene encoding ATP-dependent Clp protease proteolytic subunit 6, chloroplastic-like isoform X1, yielding MVASAISVPLSFSIASRSRTSSIPLFSRRNSTRSIVSALPGPYSDSLTIGLSSKTCWLPSKHEEKDFPGTSTSYDAIEARKGNPPVMPAVMTPGGPLDLSSVLFRNRIIFIGQPVNSQVYLNCPGGSTYSVLAIYDCMSWIKPKVGTVCFGVAVSQGALLLAGGEKGMRYAMPNARIMIHQPQSGCGV